A genomic region of Catalinimonas niigatensis contains the following coding sequences:
- the scpB gene encoding SMC-Scp complex subunit ScpB, whose protein sequence is MEFLKNHIEALIFCASKPLKIDDIKNCLNEMFDAEISEDDIIASIEKITEQYLDDQYSFQVFHIGGGYQFLTKPSYQASISILLKQQSHKRLSTAALETLSIIAYKQPVTKAHVEQIRGVGCDYAIQKLLEKSLIEIKGKDDTIGKPLLYGTTEFFMQYFGINRISDLPTPKDFDKKENEIGIQDYEDEDIDRDEQASGTDTDI, encoded by the coding sequence TTGGAATTCCTTAAAAATCATATAGAGGCGCTTATTTTTTGTGCCTCTAAACCCTTAAAAATTGATGATATCAAGAATTGTCTTAATGAGATGTTTGATGCTGAAATATCAGAAGATGATATTATTGCATCTATAGAAAAAATCACAGAGCAGTATCTTGATGATCAATATTCTTTTCAAGTATTTCATATAGGTGGGGGGTATCAATTTTTAACTAAGCCATCCTATCAGGCTAGTATTAGTATATTGTTGAAGCAGCAATCACACAAAAGGTTGTCTACAGCTGCTCTGGAAACTTTATCAATTATCGCCTATAAGCAACCTGTAACTAAAGCACATGTGGAACAAATCAGAGGAGTAGGTTGTGATTATGCTATTCAAAAGCTTTTGGAAAAATCTCTTATAGAGATCAAAGGTAAAGATGATACCATTGGAAAACCTTTGCTATATGGAACGACAGAATTCTTTATGCAATATTTTGGCATTAATAGAATCAGCGATCTGCCTACTCCTAAGGACTTTGACAAGAAAGAGAATGAAATAGGAATACAGGATTATGAGGATGAAGATATAGATAGGGATGAACAGGCATCTGGTACTGATACCGACATTTAA
- a CDS encoding TraR/DksA family transcriptional regulator, with the protein MSQVEKTRYSEEELKEFEQLIDQKLEKASEELETIKAILSRKHDSGTDTTSGNTKLMEDGADTLEKESLSQLAARQQKFINQLESAKARIKNGTYGICIDTGKLISKERLKAVPHTRHSIEAKLKNQ; encoded by the coding sequence ATGAGCCAGGTAGAAAAAACAAGATACTCTGAAGAAGAACTCAAGGAGTTTGAACAGTTGATTGATCAAAAGCTTGAAAAGGCAAGCGAAGAATTAGAAACGATTAAGGCTATTTTAAGCCGTAAGCATGATAGTGGTACAGATACTACATCAGGCAATACAAAATTGATGGAGGACGGGGCAGATACATTAGAAAAAGAAAGCCTGAGCCAGCTTGCTGCACGTCAACAAAAATTCATCAACCAATTAGAAAGTGCTAAAGCTCGCATTAAGAATGGTACTTATGGAATATGTATTGATACAGGTAAACTTATTTCAAAAGAAAGGTTGAAAGCTGTGCCTCATACCAGGCATTCTATTGAAGCCAAACTTAAAAATCAGTAA
- a CDS encoding NAD(P)H-dependent oxidoreductase, with product MIIVDKALQFREDIGNPIRVAIMGAGYMSIGIVNQIIRYTPGMEVSVICNRSIEKAINCYQQAGVNQVVICNNERDLDKHILRREAVVTSDPEIVCKANEVDIIVEATGTIEYAAKVVMSAIEHGKPTVLMNAELDATVGPILKYYADRANVMLSGSDGDQPGVIMNLYRFVKNLGFTPLVCGNIKGFLDIHKNPTDMLSFAENMGQNVNMITNFTDGTKIAFEQATVANATGMVVSQRGMNGFRSNDHIDDLTHLYDVDQLKALGGIVDYAVGAKPGPGVYVYATTEDELSKSYLNYLKLGKGPIYSFYTPYHLCYFEVPNSVARVFHFNDPVLAPIDGPVVEVITTAKTDLKAGQTLDGFGGYTSYGQCENASVCRKENLLPIGLSEGIVLKRDIAKDQAISFDDIVYPENSFMFNLYNEQVKHFFSESIQKEKPLQTI from the coding sequence ATGATAATTGTAGATAAGGCACTTCAGTTTAGAGAAGATATAGGAAATCCTATTAGAGTTGCAATCATGGGAGCCGGATATATGTCCATTGGTATCGTAAATCAGATCATCAGATATACACCGGGTATGGAAGTGTCTGTAATCTGTAATAGGAGTATTGAAAAAGCGATCAACTGTTATCAGCAGGCAGGGGTTAATCAAGTAGTGATATGTAATAATGAAAGGGACTTAGATAAGCATATTCTTAGAAGAGAAGCTGTTGTGACAAGTGATCCTGAAATTGTTTGTAAAGCGAATGAAGTTGATATTATTGTTGAAGCTACAGGCACTATAGAATACGCTGCTAAGGTTGTAATGAGTGCTATTGAGCACGGAAAACCTACAGTGTTAATGAATGCTGAACTTGATGCTACCGTAGGGCCTATTCTTAAATATTATGCCGATCGGGCAAATGTAATGCTTAGCGGTAGTGATGGTGATCAGCCAGGAGTTATTATGAACCTTTACCGTTTTGTGAAAAACTTGGGTTTTACGCCATTGGTTTGTGGAAATATCAAAGGATTCTTAGATATACATAAAAATCCAACGGATATGTTGTCATTTGCTGAAAATATGGGGCAAAACGTCAACATGATTACTAACTTTACTGATGGCACTAAGATCGCATTTGAACAGGCAACAGTAGCCAATGCAACAGGGATGGTAGTCTCACAAAGAGGAATGAATGGTTTCCGTTCAAATGATCACATAGATGACTTAACACATCTTTATGATGTAGATCAGTTGAAAGCATTAGGAGGTATCGTAGATTATGCGGTGGGTGCTAAGCCTGGGCCGGGGGTGTATGTGTATGCTACTACTGAAGATGAGTTGTCTAAAAGTTACCTGAATTACCTAAAGTTAGGTAAGGGTCCAATATATAGTTTTTATACACCCTACCATTTATGTTATTTTGAGGTGCCTAATTCAGTAGCCAGAGTTTTCCATTTCAATGATCCTGTACTTGCTCCTATAGATGGACCTGTTGTAGAAGTGATTACGACAGCTAAAACTGATTTGAAAGCTGGACAAACTTTGGATGGATTTGGAGGTTATACATCTTATGGGCAATGTGAAAACGCTTCTGTTTGTAGAAAAGAAAATTTGCTGCCGATTGGTTTATCTGAAGGCATTGTTTTAAAAAGAGACATTGCTAAAGATCAGGCAATTAGTTTTGATGATATAGTGTATCCTGAAAATAGTTTTATGTTCAACCTCTATAACGAACAAGTAAAACATTTTTTCTCAGAAAGTATTCAGAAGGAAAAGCCTCTGCAAACGATTTGA
- a CDS encoding RagB/SusD family nutrient uptake outer membrane protein, translated as MKNKSIIWIITIMAFVGQSCEKFLEEDLVSDVSAASYYTTPAGFEDAVDATYAWLKYSYGPPERGFTSTVFGTDIFTNGADGSHKVWNWYDNNFNSGQDLLRELWRDWYKGINQANAVINRSTQIEGLDPALIEQRLAEVRFLRAFFYFNLVQHWGDVHLTLEETEGIEIEANRTPAAEIYSTAIIPDLENAISLLPAEQNDYGRVTKPAAEFMLAKVLLTRSYKPYADSNDAARAEALMTSVIDNYGFELLETYGDLWDQDNQLNTEVIWSVQNTQDLILNGGEGNRGHLYFLFEYDIRPGMQRDTENGRPWKRFRPTPFLLSLWNRDIDSRYDQSFKHVWYSNNATSIPIWTQEDVNNGYTTAANLGQPKFEVGDTALFIPGPGRDALWTAEREGRAGYNVYTVNEYDERVFPSLSKFIDPLRPDRQWEPGSRDFVVARLADAYLIRAEARLMQNNTTDAAEDINVVRRRAAWPGEEDAMEISAADVDIDFILDERARELAGEMQRWFDLVRTGKLVERVRLYNAEARDNIQDYHVLRPIPLDQIDRTQGGYEQNPGYPVAGDD; from the coding sequence ATGAAAAATAAATCAATCATATGGATAATCACGATCATGGCTTTTGTAGGCCAGTCGTGCGAAAAATTCCTGGAAGAGGATCTTGTTTCGGATGTTTCAGCAGCCTCTTACTATACTACCCCTGCCGGTTTTGAAGATGCTGTAGATGCTACTTATGCATGGCTGAAATATAGTTATGGCCCTCCCGAAAGAGGTTTTACGTCCACCGTTTTTGGAACTGATATATTTACCAATGGTGCAGATGGAAGCCATAAAGTGTGGAATTGGTATGATAATAATTTTAATTCCGGTCAGGATTTACTTAGAGAACTTTGGAGAGACTGGTACAAAGGAATCAATCAGGCCAATGCAGTAATTAACCGTTCTACTCAGATTGAGGGACTTGATCCTGCTTTAATAGAGCAAAGATTGGCAGAGGTTAGATTCTTACGGGCTTTTTTCTATTTCAATCTGGTGCAGCATTGGGGAGATGTGCATTTAACCTTAGAAGAGACAGAAGGTATTGAAATAGAAGCCAATAGAACTCCTGCTGCAGAGATATATTCAACTGCGATCATTCCTGATCTGGAAAATGCAATTTCATTATTACCTGCTGAGCAAAATGATTATGGAAGAGTTACCAAACCCGCTGCAGAGTTTATGTTGGCTAAAGTGTTGCTGACACGCTCGTATAAGCCATATGCAGATTCTAATGATGCTGCAAGGGCAGAGGCATTGATGACCAGTGTTATTGACAACTATGGCTTTGAGCTACTGGAAACTTACGGTGATCTTTGGGATCAGGATAATCAACTCAATACTGAAGTTATCTGGTCAGTACAAAATACTCAAGACTTGATCTTAAATGGAGGGGAAGGTAATAGAGGACATTTGTATTTTCTGTTTGAGTATGATATCCGACCAGGTATGCAAAGAGATACCGAAAATGGACGTCCCTGGAAACGTTTCCGCCCTACACCATTCCTGTTAAGTTTATGGAACAGAGATATTGACAGCAGATACGACCAGAGCTTCAAGCATGTATGGTATTCTAATAATGCAACTAGTATACCAATCTGGACGCAAGAGGATGTGAATAACGGATATACTACTGCTGCCAATTTAGGGCAACCTAAGTTTGAAGTGGGAGACACAGCTTTGTTTATTCCAGGGCCAGGTAGAGATGCCCTTTGGACCGCGGAAAGGGAAGGAAGAGCTGGATATAATGTATACACGGTCAATGAATACGACGAGCGTGTATTCCCTTCCTTGAGTAAATTTATTGATCCTCTACGTCCTGATAGGCAATGGGAGCCGGGTTCACGTGATTTTGTAGTTGCTCGCTTAGCGGATGCATATTTGATCCGTGCAGAAGCGAGATTGATGCAGAATAACACAACGGATGCTGCAGAAGATATCAATGTAGTTAGGCGCAGAGCCGCATGGCCTGGAGAAGAAGATGCGATGGAAATAAGTGCAGCGGACGTAGACATTGATTTTATCCTGGACGAAAGAGCCAGAGAATTAGCAGGTGAAATGCAAAGATGGTTTGACCTGGTGAGAACCGGCAAACTGGTAGAGAGGGTGAGGTTATATAATGCTGAAGCTCGTGATAACATACAGGATTATCATGTGCTTCGTCCTATCCCGCTGGATCAGATAGACCGAACACAAGGAGGATATGAGCAAAATCCAGGGTATCCAGTAGCTGGAGATGATTAG